One window of the Mycobacterium haemophilum DSM 44634 genome contains the following:
- the cysW gene encoding sulfate ABC transporter permease subunit CysW — MTTSPRVRYLLRSVALAYIVVLLVIPVALILWRTFEPGFGQFWAWVSTPAAVSALKLSLLVVAIVVPLNVVFGIPTALVLARNRFRGKGVLQAIIDLPFAVSPVIVGVALVVLWGSGGALGFVEKDLGLKIIFGLPGIVLASIFVTLPFVVREVEPVLHELGTDQEQAAATLGSKWWQTFWRITLPSVRWGLTYGIMLTVARTLGEYGAVIMVSSNLPGQSQTLTLLVADRYNRGAEYGAYALSTLLMTVSVVVLIVQVSLDARAARAARNV, encoded by the coding sequence GTGACGACATCGCCTCGGGTTCGCTATCTGCTGCGGTCTGTCGCCCTGGCCTACATTGTTGTGCTGCTGGTCATTCCGGTGGCACTGATCCTATGGCGGACCTTCGAGCCGGGTTTTGGCCAGTTCTGGGCTTGGGTCAGTACCCCAGCGGCGGTATCGGCGCTGAAGTTGTCGCTTCTGGTCGTGGCGATCGTGGTTCCGCTGAACGTGGTCTTCGGAATTCCAACAGCATTAGTGCTGGCGCGCAACAGATTTCGAGGAAAAGGTGTACTGCAGGCGATCATCGATCTACCGTTCGCGGTCTCACCCGTCATCGTCGGCGTCGCACTGGTCGTGCTATGGGGATCGGGCGGCGCGCTGGGCTTTGTGGAGAAGGATTTGGGGTTGAAGATCATCTTCGGCCTGCCCGGCATCGTGCTTGCCAGCATCTTCGTCACCCTGCCCTTTGTGGTACGCGAGGTCGAACCGGTGTTGCACGAACTGGGAACCGACCAAGAGCAGGCGGCGGCAACACTGGGTTCGAAGTGGTGGCAGACGTTTTGGAGGATCACACTGCCATCGGTCCGGTGGGGCCTGACCTACGGCATTATGCTCACCGTCGCCCGTACGCTGGGTGAATACGGCGCGGTCATCATGGTGTCGTCCAACCTACCGGGGCAGTCGCAAACGCTGACGCTGCTGGTCGCCGACCGCTACAACCGGGGGGCTGAATACGGCGCTTATGCGCTGTCCACGTTGCTGATGACGGTATCGGTGGTGGTCTTGATCGTCCAGGTCAGTCTTGAC
- the cysT gene encoding sulfate ABC transporter permease subunit CysT has product MTAALIVTRCSGRLGSTTSVRVGAAMVWLSVIVLLPLAAIVWQAAGGGWRVFWLAVTSHAAIDSLRVTLTISAGVAVINIVFGLLIAWVLVRDDFVGKRLVDAIIDLPFALPTIVASLVMLALYGNSSPVGLHLQHTGWGVGVALAFVTLPFVVRAVEPVLLEIDRDAEQAAASLGANGPKIFLSVVLPSVTPALLSGAGLAFSRAIGEFGSVVLIGGAVPGKTEVSSQWIRTLIENDDRTGAAAISIVLLSISFVVLFLLRVGGAHAARREEMTA; this is encoded by the coding sequence ATGACGGCTGCGCTCATCGTTACTCGTTGCTCGGGCCGGCTCGGTAGCACCACGTCAGTTCGGGTCGGTGCGGCGATGGTGTGGCTTTCGGTGATCGTGCTGCTGCCGCTGGCCGCCATTGTGTGGCAGGCTGCCGGCGGCGGCTGGCGAGTCTTCTGGCTAGCGGTCACCTCGCATGCCGCGATCGACTCGTTGCGGGTGACGCTGACCATCTCCGCCGGTGTCGCGGTCATCAACATCGTGTTTGGTCTGCTGATCGCCTGGGTACTGGTGCGTGACGACTTCGTTGGCAAGCGGCTAGTCGATGCGATCATCGATCTGCCGTTCGCGTTGCCCACTATCGTCGCCAGCCTGGTGATGCTGGCCCTCTATGGGAACAGCAGCCCGGTGGGTCTTCATCTGCAGCACACCGGATGGGGCGTGGGGGTGGCGCTGGCGTTCGTCACGTTACCGTTCGTGGTGCGCGCCGTCGAGCCGGTGCTGTTGGAGATCGATCGTGACGCCGAACAAGCAGCGGCGTCGCTGGGCGCCAACGGTCCGAAAATCTTCCTCTCGGTGGTTTTGCCGTCGGTGACTCCGGCGTTGTTATCGGGTGCGGGCCTGGCGTTTTCGCGGGCGATCGGCGAGTTCGGTTCAGTGGTGCTGATCGGTGGTGCGGTGCCGGGGAAGACCGAAGTGTCATCGCAGTGGATCCGGACCTTGATCGAGAACGACGACCGCACTGGTGCTGCCGCAATATCGATTGTGCTGCTGTCGATCTCGTTTGTCGTGCTCTTCTTGCTGCGGGTCGGTGGCGCGCACGCGGCCCGACGCGAGGAGATGACTGCGTGA
- a CDS encoding sulfate ABC transporter substrate-binding protein translates to MLNDIGPVLRWRYSMVVVVALAVTVGVVAGCRGGASDVVGGGLGNAHTSITLVAYSAPEPGWSKVIPAFNAARSGDGVQVITSYGASGDQSRGVVDGKPADLVNFSVETDITRLVKAGKVSSAWDTDATKGIPFGSVVTLVVRTGNPKNIKDWDDLVRPGVEVITPSPLSSGSAKWNLLAPYAAKSGGGRNSAAGIDFVKRLVAEHVKLRPGSAREATDAFVQGSGDVLISYENEAIAAERQGKPVEHINPPVTFKIENPLAVVSTSAHLEVATAFKNFQYTTAAQGLWAQAGFRPVDPAVGADFSDQFPVPVKLWTIADLGGWNTVDPQLFDKNTGSITKIYMQATG, encoded by the coding sequence ATGCTTAACGACATTGGGCCAGTACTGCGCTGGCGGTATTCGATGGTCGTCGTGGTCGCGCTTGCTGTGACCGTCGGTGTGGTTGCTGGGTGTCGTGGTGGTGCTAGTGACGTCGTTGGCGGCGGGCTGGGTAACGCGCATACGAGTATCACGTTGGTCGCTTACTCGGCCCCGGAACCCGGGTGGAGCAAGGTGATTCCGGCGTTTAATGCCGCCCGGTCGGGTGATGGTGTGCAGGTGATTACGTCGTATGGTGCGTCTGGGGATCAGTCGCGTGGTGTTGTCGACGGCAAGCCAGCAGACCTCGTGAACTTCTCGGTCGAAACAGACATCACCAGATTGGTCAAGGCCGGCAAGGTTTCTTCAGCCTGGGATACCGACGCCACCAAGGGCATCCCGTTTGGGTCAGTGGTGACCTTGGTGGTGCGCACCGGCAATCCCAAGAACATCAAAGATTGGGATGACCTGGTGCGCCCCGGGGTGGAGGTGATCACTCCCAGCCCGCTGAGCTCGGGCTCGGCCAAGTGGAATCTGCTCGCTCCGTACGCCGCCAAAAGCGGAGGCGGCCGCAATAGCGCGGCGGGGATTGACTTTGTGAAACGGTTGGTGGCCGAACACGTCAAATTGCGGCCAGGATCCGCGCGAGAAGCCACCGATGCCTTTGTCCAGGGCAGCGGCGACGTGCTGATCAGCTATGAGAATGAGGCCATCGCCGCCGAACGCCAGGGTAAGCCGGTCGAACACATCAACCCGCCGGTGACCTTCAAGATCGAAAATCCGTTGGCGGTGGTGAGCACCAGCGCGCACCTTGAGGTCGCGACCGCGTTCAAGAACTTCCAATACACCACCGCCGCGCAGGGGTTGTGGGCGCAGGCGGGTTTTCGGCCGGTGGATCCGGCGGTCGGCGCCGATTTCAGTGACCAATTCCCGGTGCCGGTGAAACTGTGGACGATCGCTGACCTGGGTGGCTGGAACACGGTGGATCCGCAGCTGTTCGACAAGAACACCGGCAGCATCACCAAGATCTATATGCAGGCCACCGGATGA
- a CDS encoding FAD-dependent oxidoreductase, with product MSPTQNKTTCLIAGGGPAGMMLGLLLARAGVKVTVMEKHADFLRDFRGDTVHASTLRLLDELGLGTQFARIPQRRIDTIRMQLQGQPVDLDLSHLPASHQHIALVPQWDFLELLATAAEAEPSFRLMRSTEVTGVVREGNRIVGVTYRDAAGTNQMRAELTVACDGRTSTVRSAVGMTPDGFGAPMDIWWFRLPRYPNDPGGLAGMFNAGHGTIMIDRGDYYQIAYIIPKGTDSEMRSQGIEALHHVILSMVPWLADRVDRLSSFDDVKLLDVQLNRLRRWYSDGVLCIGDAAHAMSPVGGVGINLAVADAVAAARMLADPLRAGRVTTGQLARVQMRRWIPTAILQAAQRMIHTNVVAVAVAGADRQPPRGVRLVSESPTLRRMVGYLVAIGPLSEHAPKYARRAG from the coding sequence ATGTCTCCCACACAGAACAAAACGACGTGTCTCATTGCCGGCGGCGGACCGGCGGGCATGATGCTTGGCCTGCTCTTGGCCCGCGCCGGCGTCAAAGTCACGGTGATGGAAAAGCACGCCGACTTTCTGCGTGACTTCCGTGGGGACACCGTGCACGCGAGTACCTTGCGGCTGCTTGACGAACTCGGTTTGGGGACGCAGTTCGCCCGCATTCCGCAGCGCCGCATCGACACCATCCGGATGCAGCTGCAAGGCCAACCCGTCGATCTCGATCTGAGCCATCTTCCCGCCTCGCATCAGCACATCGCCCTAGTGCCACAGTGGGACTTCCTCGAGTTACTGGCCACCGCTGCCGAAGCGGAACCCAGCTTTCGGTTGATGCGCAGCACCGAGGTGACCGGAGTGGTTCGCGAGGGCAACCGCATCGTCGGCGTCACCTACCGTGACGCGGCTGGAACCAACCAGATGCGCGCCGAGCTGACGGTGGCCTGCGACGGCCGAACCTCGACCGTGCGCTCAGCGGTTGGCATGACACCGGATGGCTTCGGCGCGCCGATGGACATCTGGTGGTTCCGGTTGCCTCGCTACCCGAACGACCCGGGGGGACTTGCCGGCATGTTCAACGCCGGACATGGGACCATCATGATCGACCGCGGCGACTACTACCAGATCGCCTACATCATTCCGAAGGGAACCGACTCCGAGATGCGGTCGCAGGGCATCGAGGCGTTGCACCACGTGATACTGAGCATGGTGCCCTGGCTGGCTGACCGCGTCGACAGATTGAGTTCATTCGACGACGTAAAACTGCTTGACGTACAACTTAATCGGCTCCGGCGATGGTATTCCGACGGTGTGCTGTGCATCGGCGACGCGGCGCACGCGATGTCGCCGGTCGGCGGTGTGGGAATCAACCTGGCGGTAGCCGACGCCGTCGCCGCGGCACGGATGCTGGCAGATCCGCTGCGTGCCGGGCGGGTAACCACCGGGCAGCTGGCCCGGGTGCAGATGCGCCGCTGGATACCAACGGCGATTCTGCAGGCGGCGCAACGGATGATCCACACGAACGTGGTCGCGGTCGCGGTGGCCGGCGCCGATCGACAACCGCCGCGAGGCGTGCGGCTGGTAAGCGAGTCACCGACACTGCGGCGAATGGTCGGTTACCTGGTGGCGATAGGACCGCTCTCCGAGCACGCGCCGAAGTACGCCAGGCGCGCCGGGTAA